From Oscillospiraceae bacterium CM, a single genomic window includes:
- the spoIIID gene encoding sporulation transcriptional regulator SpoIIID: MKSNIEERACDLAEYIIESKATVRSAAKKFGISKSTVHKDLSERLEHINRPLYLQVKEVLEFNKAERHIRGGLATRMKYKGV, from the coding sequence TTGAAATCCAACATCGAGGAGCGCGCCTGTGATTTGGCGGAATACATCATAGAGAGCAAAGCGACGGTGCGGTCGGCGGCTAAAAAGTTCGGCATCAGCAAATCAACTGTACATAAAGATTTATCCGAGCGGCTTGAACACATCAACAGGCCATTGTATCTCCAGGTAAAAGAAGTGCTGGAATTCAACAAGGCCGAACGGCATATACGGGGCGGACTGGCCACAAGAATGAAATATAAGGGCGTCTGA
- a CDS encoding DUF378 domain-containing protein, whose translation MIMDRIALVLAIIGGLNWGSIGLFKFDFVAYLFGGQLSSVSRVIYTLVGLAAIWLISLLFRDREAEHEERV comes from the coding sequence ATGATTATGGATCGAATTGCGCTTGTCCTTGCAATCATCGGCGGCCTCAACTGGGGTTCGATCGGTCTTTTCAAATTTGATTTCGTTGCCTATCTGTTCGGCGGTCAGCTGTCGTCGGTCAGCAGAGTCATATACACCCTCGTCGGTCTCGCTGCTATTTGGCTCATTTCCCTGCTGTTCAGGGACCGTGAAGCGGAGCACGAAGAGCGGGTATAA
- a CDS encoding Lrp/AsnC family transcriptional regulator translates to MDEILKLLEKDARLTAAQIAAMLGMDVKDVEAAIAKAEADGIILKYTALVDWDKTGEESVTALIEVKIAPQRGEGFDRIAQRIYQYDEVDSLYLMSGDFDLAVYITGKSMKDVAQFVFARLAPIEGVTATATHFMLKKYKEKGCVYRIQEEQEERVLFV, encoded by the coding sequence ATGGACGAAATTCTAAAGCTTCTTGAAAAGGACGCGCGGCTGACGGCAGCACAAATCGCCGCGATGCTGGGCATGGATGTGAAGGATGTTGAAGCAGCCATTGCCAAAGCCGAAGCAGATGGAATCATCTTAAAATATACGGCGCTCGTGGATTGGGACAAGACGGGTGAGGAATCCGTAACGGCGCTTATCGAGGTTAAAATTGCGCCGCAGCGTGGCGAGGGCTTTGACAGGATCGCCCAGAGGATTTATCAGTATGACGAGGTCGACAGCCTCTATCTCATGTCCGGCGATTTTGATTTAGCCGTTTACATCACCGGCAAATCAATGAAGGACGTTGCCCAGTTTGTTTTTGCGCGCCTGGCGCCAATTGAGGGTGTGACCGCCACGGCGACGCATTTTATGCTGAAAAAATATAAGGAAAAAGGGTGCGTCTACCGCATTCAGGAGGAGCAGGAAGAGAGAGTGCTGTTCGTATGA
- a CDS encoding FAD-dependent oxidoreductase yields the protein MQHNTISNWNLTGEKTHYPRLTKSLTADVCIIGAGITGVTCAYCLAKKGFKPLLIEAGGISDGTTGNTTGKVTIQHDIIYSRILKKYGLDTARDYAASQQIALDFVKSVVFSESINCQLTENTAYIFARNEKEWEDVQKEHAAATSVGIASALLEKPTFPVENIGMMGFPAQAVFHPVRYVNALANAAVKRGAVIHGGTKAIKIEKTDDVVRVYCEDDIVIAAKHVVEATQYPLYDGPNVFFARLYPKRTYGIAVRAKGDWAEGSFISAGMPTRSFRTHLENGEKILIAVGDSHLTGRGARDMTVHFNNLMGYADRLAGVKEVLAMWSAQDYDTPDMIPYIGRTSERSNIYVATGFKKWGLSTGTLAGMMIADLIDKGSCRFEGLYSRTRGDLIAAPGKTLYGILSPIAELLKSKLEGTDDLSGLQPGEGRVIRFEGQKAGIYRDENDDVTILDITCTHMGTELRFNTAEKTWDCPAHGGRYDASGALLEGPPKDSLKILFRGKFDDLPTGT from the coding sequence ATGCAGCACAACACAATTTCCAATTGGAATCTCACCGGTGAAAAAACGCATTATCCGCGCCTGACAAAAAGCCTGACGGCCGACGTTTGTATCATCGGCGCGGGGATTACCGGTGTAACCTGTGCCTATTGTCTCGCGAAAAAAGGCTTTAAACCGCTTCTTATTGAGGCGGGCGGCATTTCAGACGGCACAACCGGTAACACAACCGGAAAAGTGACAATCCAGCATGATATCATTTATTCAAGGATACTCAAAAAATACGGGCTGGATACCGCCCGCGACTATGCCGCCTCACAGCAAATCGCCCTCGATTTTGTTAAAAGTGTTGTTTTTTCGGAATCAATTAACTGCCAGCTGACCGAGAACACTGCCTATATCTTTGCCAGAAACGAAAAGGAATGGGAGGACGTTCAAAAGGAACACGCAGCGGCAACTTCGGTGGGTATCGCGTCTGCGCTGCTTGAAAAACCAACATTTCCTGTTGAAAACATCGGCATGATGGGCTTCCCGGCGCAGGCTGTTTTTCACCCGGTGCGCTATGTTAACGCGCTTGCCAACGCTGCCGTCAAAAGGGGCGCCGTTATCCACGGTGGGACAAAAGCCATTAAAATTGAAAAAACAGACGATGTCGTTCGTGTCTATTGCGAGGACGATATCGTCATTGCCGCAAAACATGTTGTTGAGGCGACGCAATACCCACTATATGACGGGCCGAACGTCTTTTTTGCCCGGCTTTACCCAAAAAGGACATATGGTATCGCCGTCCGCGCCAAAGGCGACTGGGCGGAAGGCAGCTTTATATCAGCCGGGATGCCGACGCGTTCCTTCCGGACGCATTTGGAAAACGGCGAAAAGATTTTAATCGCGGTGGGCGACAGCCATTTGACAGGGCGCGGCGCGCGCGATATGACCGTCCACTTCAATAACCTCATGGGCTATGCCGACAGGCTGGCGGGCGTCAAAGAGGTGCTCGCCATGTGGTCGGCACAGGATTATGACACACCCGATATGATACCCTATATCGGCCGAACGTCCGAGCGTTCGAATATTTATGTGGCGACCGGTTTTAAAAAATGGGGTCTTTCAACCGGCACGCTTGCCGGTATGATGATCGCCGACCTGATCGACAAAGGCTCCTGCCGGTTTGAAGGCCTTTATTCCAGAACACGCGGCGATTTAATCGCCGCACCCGGAAAAACACTGTACGGTATTTTAAGCCCTATTGCCGAACTCTTAAAATCAAAGCTGGAAGGGACGGACGACTTGTCGGGCCTGCAGCCGGGGGAAGGGCGTGTCATCCGGTTTGAGGGTCAAAAAGCCGGCATTTACCGGGATGAAAACGACGATGTGACGATCCTTGATATCACATGCACACACATGGGAACGGAGCTTCGGTTCAACACCGCAGAAAAAACGTGGGACTGTCCGGCACATGGCGGCCGTTACGACGCCAGCGGGGCGCTTTTGGAAGGCCCGCCAAAGGATTCGCTTAAAATTCTCTTTCGTGGGAAGTTTGACGACCTGCCGACCGGTACTTGA
- a CDS encoding GNAT family N-acetyltransferase has product MTTIYLIRHAEAEGNLYRRIHGQYDSLVTRRGYKQIGALKKRFADVSIDAVYSSDLTRTRLTAAAIYKNHGLDAAFTPALREVNMGVWEDTPWGEVERFEPDKLDAFNNDPTRWRVDGAESFLDLRQRMTREIEKIAACHNGQTVAVFSHGSAIRAFASGVMNVSPQEIRRVPHCDNTAVARLVADGDTMTFDYYGDNSHLPEEYSTFAHQKWWRENTTFDSTNIRFVPFDLSGNVPLYLEYRAEACDAERPCDAMAGFWLENARRHAQEHSRAVSLALIGDTPVGAIELATKEGALDNVGVIEFFYMTGSHRKTGIAVQLLGQAVSVYRTLGRERLRVAVSAHNERAYWFCAKYGFEKVREEDGPNGRHDILEMNIALGGKNLYDII; this is encoded by the coding sequence ATGACGACGATTTATCTGATTCGGCACGCCGAGGCGGAGGGGAACCTCTACCGGCGCATCCACGGGCAGTATGACAGCCTTGTTACGCGGCGCGGTTACAAGCAGATCGGCGCGCTGAAAAAACGCTTTGCCGATGTTTCAATCGACGCCGTTTATTCAAGCGATTTGACACGCACGCGTTTGACGGCTGCCGCCATTTATAAAAACCATGGGCTTGACGCCGCTTTCACACCGGCGCTCCGCGAGGTCAATATGGGTGTCTGGGAGGACACGCCGTGGGGCGAGGTTGAACGCTTCGAGCCGGACAAGTTGGACGCTTTCAATAACGATCCGACGCGGTGGCGTGTTGACGGCGCGGAAAGCTTTTTAGACCTCCGGCAGCGCATGACGCGCGAAATTGAAAAAATAGCCGCCTGCCATAACGGCCAGACGGTTGCCGTTTTCTCGCACGGCTCGGCCATCAGGGCTTTTGCCAGCGGTGTCATGAATGTTTCGCCGCAGGAAATACGCCGCGTGCCGCATTGCGACAATACGGCTGTTGCCCGTCTCGTTGCCGACGGCGATACAATGACCTTTGATTATTATGGCGACAATTCACATCTGCCGGAGGAGTACTCGACGTTTGCCCATCAGAAGTGGTGGCGTGAGAATACGACGTTTGACTCCACAAATATCCGGTTTGTTCCGTTTGACCTATCCGGAAATGTGCCGCTCTATCTCGAGTATCGCGCCGAGGCGTGCGACGCAGAGCGCCCCTGTGACGCGATGGCTGGGTTTTGGCTGGAGAACGCCCGCCGCCACGCGCAGGAGCACTCGCGTGCCGTGTCACTGGCGCTGATTGGCGACACACCCGTCGGTGCCATTGAGCTGGCAACAAAGGAGGGTGCTCTTGATAACGTCGGCGTCATTGAATTTTTCTATATGACGGGCTCGCACCGAAAAACTGGAATTGCCGTTCAACTATTAGGCCAGGCCGTTTCTGTCTACCGCACGCTCGGTCGGGAGCGCCTGCGTGTTGCCGTGAGCGCCCATAACGAGCGCGCTTACTGGTTCTGCGCCAAATACGGCTTTGAGAAGGTAAGGGAAGAGGATGGCCCGAACGGTCGTCACGATATTCTGGAAATGAATATCGCACTGGGCGGGAAGAATTTGTATGACATTATTTGA
- a CDS encoding YgiQ family radical SAM protein produces MTLFDFLPVSKADMVSRGWYYYDFLLVTGDAYVDHPSFGTAVIGRVLEAEGYRVAVLAQPGWKSADDFAAMGRPRYAALLNAGNLDSMVAHYTAAKKRRGEDFYSPGKKAGLRPDRATIVYANRVREAFPGLPIVLGGLEASLRRFAHYDYWDDAVRHPILFDAQADLLIYGMGENAVREIAKALADGVPPEEIRNVRGTCYVTGDLAACSFESVSCPSFENVTGDKRRYAEAAMLQYDEHDPVCGRAVLQPCGEKFLVANPPQLPLDTKELDRVASLPFTRAVHPMYEAQGGVPAIEEVLFSVIHNRGCFGACHFCALAFHQGRIVTSRSHVSVLREVEEMTRHPAFKGYVHDVGGPTANFRAPACQKQLKTGLCKAKSCLAPQPCKNLEADHTDYLQLLRKVRAVPGVKKVFIRSGVRFDYLMQDKSGEFFAELVKHHVSGQLKVAPEHCDNAVLALMGKPPHEVYSRFEEKFNRLNERYGKKQFLVPYLISSHPGSTLADAVRLAEYLSARGVQPEQVQDFYPTPGTLSTCMYYTGLDPRTMKQVYVPRTAHEKALQRALLQWKRPQNRPLVLEALKTAGREDLIGFGKKCLVRPVTNPERPKKQSGRPHDHGKTKKPIKKSTRR; encoded by the coding sequence ATGACATTATTTGACTTTCTGCCTGTCTCAAAAGCGGATATGGTGTCGCGTGGGTGGTATTATTACGATTTTCTCCTCGTGACGGGGGATGCGTACGTCGACCACCCAAGCTTCGGCACGGCCGTCATTGGCAGGGTGCTGGAAGCTGAGGGGTACCGCGTAGCCGTCCTTGCACAGCCGGGCTGGAAATCGGCTGATGATTTTGCGGCGATGGGCCGCCCGCGCTATGCGGCCTTACTTAACGCGGGGAATCTTGACTCAATGGTCGCCCACTATACGGCGGCAAAAAAGCGCCGCGGTGAAGATTTTTATTCGCCCGGTAAAAAGGCCGGATTGCGGCCGGACCGCGCGACCATTGTTTACGCAAACCGCGTCCGCGAAGCTTTTCCGGGGCTCCCGATTGTCCTGGGCGGGCTTGAGGCATCGCTCCGGCGCTTTGCGCACTATGATTACTGGGACGATGCGGTGCGCCACCCGATTTTATTTGACGCACAGGCTGATCTGCTGATTTACGGTATGGGTGAAAACGCCGTACGGGAGATTGCCAAAGCGCTCGCTGACGGCGTCCCGCCCGAGGAAATAAGAAACGTCCGAGGTACGTGCTATGTGACGGGCGATTTGGCTGCCTGTTCGTTTGAGTCGGTCTCATGCCCGTCGTTTGAAAATGTGACGGGGGACAAGCGCCGCTATGCCGAGGCCGCCATGCTGCAATATGATGAGCACGACCCTGTCTGCGGCCGAGCTGTCCTTCAGCCCTGCGGCGAAAAATTTCTCGTTGCGAACCCGCCCCAGCTGCCGCTTGATACAAAAGAGCTTGACCGCGTGGCGTCGCTCCCGTTTACGCGCGCGGTACACCCGATGTATGAAGCGCAAGGCGGCGTCCCGGCCATTGAAGAGGTGCTTTTTTCCGTCATCCACAACAGGGGCTGCTTCGGCGCATGCCATTTTTGTGCGCTGGCGTTCCATCAGGGGCGAATTGTCACAAGCCGCAGCCATGTGTCTGTTCTCCGCGAGGTCGAGGAGATGACGCGCCATCCGGCTTTTAAAGGCTACGTCCATGATGTCGGCGGCCCGACGGCCAATTTTAGAGCCCCAGCCTGTCAAAAGCAGCTTAAAACCGGCCTGTGCAAAGCAAAAAGCTGCCTTGCCCCGCAACCATGTAAAAACTTAGAGGCTGATCACACCGATTATCTCCAGCTATTGCGGAAGGTTCGCGCGGTGCCGGGCGTCAAGAAGGTCTTTATCCGCTCCGGCGTCCGCTTTGATTACCTGATGCAAGATAAAAGCGGCGAATTTTTCGCCGAGCTGGTGAAGCATCACGTCTCCGGCCAGCTCAAGGTCGCGCCGGAGCATTGTGACAACGCTGTCCTTGCCCTGATGGGCAAGCCGCCGCATGAGGTATACAGCCGGTTTGAAGAGAAATTTAACCGACTCAACGAGCGTTACGGCAAAAAGCAATTTCTTGTGCCGTATCTCATCTCGTCCCACCCCGGTTCAACGCTTGCCGACGCCGTCCGCCTTGCCGAATATCTCAGCGCGCGCGGCGTTCAGCCGGAGCAGGTGCAGGACTTTTATCCGACGCCGGGGACGCTGTCGACCTGCATGTACTACACCGGCCTGGACCCGCGCACGATGAAACAGGTCTATGTACCGCGCACCGCGCATGAAAAAGCCCTGCAGCGCGCCCTCTTGCAGTGGAAGCGCCCGCAGAACAGGCCGCTTGTCTTGGAAGCGCTTAAAACAGCAGGCCGGGAAGACCTCATCGGCTTTGGGAAGAAGTGCCTTGTCCGCCCGGTAACAAACCCGGAGCGGCCCAAAAAACAATCAGGGCGCCCGCACGATCACGGCAAAACAAAAAAACCGATAAAAAAAAGCACCCGCCGCTGA